The following are encoded together in the Scomber japonicus isolate fScoJap1 chromosome 20, fScoJap1.pri, whole genome shotgun sequence genome:
- the ift140 gene encoding intraflagellar transport protein 140 homolog isoform X2, whose translation MTVYFDHRIEAPESSDVPTQLAWHPALPVLAVASSNSTIGGNVDLYLQQGEYVESCHIERPYQSKVLRWHPTKPVLALGWENGEVMVLTHPSGDQTVLPSTHTACITLLEWSSSGGRLVIGDQVGALTVWKVDARGRLQGNHLVKHEYNAHLTCCIFRPASPGDDVAMLARASVSGDESALDMFSWKGAPLKMGPQEGLAFYVSTADGKVHCVDEHGKTSTLLSVEGAIKKLFYLEKREALAVITDTLMLSQYTLGPEGGAQEFMKVKLSSKSGQNTDIVWTENSLLITATGEQLIRLWDLERDDNYVLSLDETVGFEKGEMINCVSYCAGKEILAAGTSHGRIAMWRMVQPDNNRGDNKTLWKLQTPTETEGNVTQIQWGSSLNLLAANNSNTVLILCEHVMSADFSQQVAAVQLTPTQLSITHYNTGVHLALQSDMHIKGVCVTKDSVTVWSGKQITVYELSGTVLRNTGSFACDSHVVAVHGENLYTVEPNRVQIRTPQGTVKQLLTFSKAEGNPVLLSVCQSYLVVGTDTAHIRVFDLSRRDAKAHCSAKNLADQIANLGALRSVKCNANGSQISIIISQLNGRPDHKVYFYDVEMDTVTHFDFFIGRPSSGISQPEDSERQQFQGTELSGRCPVSHFWDESEPRLLVCETVPVSSDLSFCFLPSAQVEVSVVTFFCTQEHGLLLQDCYPKPAGLQSLLALDVPYYYFSCKLLFRRGGVFQPEPGEGDPGLAEVSAASAPPNQTQPPRGSTAQFPRMVSRRALRDFVGLENCEKATRDAMLNFSFYLTIGDMDEAFKSIKLIKSKAVWENMARMCVKTRRLDVARVCLGNMGNARAAKALKEAEAEPDLEAQVAMLAIQLGMLEDAEKLYKSCQRYDLLNNFYQASGQWQQALETAEHHDRIHLRTTYYNYAKYLESTGNKTLALSYYENSDTHRVEVPRMLQDDTLSLENYVNKMKDKNIYKWWAQYLESQSDMDSALRFYECAQDYLSLVRVHCYMGNIQKASEIANDTGDRAASYHLARHYEAHDDIKQAVHFYTRAQAYNNAIRLCKENGLDDQLMNLALLSNPEDMMEAACYYEEKASHMDRAVSLYHKAGYVSKALELAFGTEQFSALQMIAEDLNETSDPAILARCSDFFIKHSQFEKSVELLVAAKKYHQALELCVTQNLTITEELAERMTVTDLKELSEEARKELLERIADCCMRQGNYHLATKKYTQAGNKLKAMRALLKSGDTEKIVFFANVCRQKELFIMAANYLQSLDWRKNPEILKTIIGFYTKGRAPNLLAGFYEACAQVEIDDYQNYEKALDALTEALKCLSKTKDSTAGQQEVRLADLQHKITLIKKFVHARRLYAEDAGEAARLCEALLEEPELDPAVRIGDAYGFLVDHYCQQGNIQVAYRKLEELQRLLPSRNAQYYISQSSVEALRKEMGVPMDRGDSRLSMKEEDEVEEDINMT comes from the exons ATGACGGTGTATTTTGACCACCGTATTGAGGCCCCTGAGAGCAGTGATGTGCCCACCCAGCTGGCATGGCACCCGGCTCTGCCTGTACTGGCTGTGGCTTCAAGCAACTCCACCATTGGAGGCAATGTAGACCTCTACCTACAGCAG GGTGAGTATGTGGAGAGCTGCCACATAGAGCGTCCTTACCAGTCCAAAGTGCTTCGCTGGCATCCCACAAAGCCAGTGTTGGCACTAGGCTGGGAGAATGGAGAGGTAATGGTGCTGACACACCCCTCTGGAGATCAAACAGTTCTGCCTAGTACACATACAGCCTGCATCACATTGCTGGAGTGGAGTAGCTCAGGTGGCCGCTTGGTAATTGGGGATCAG GTGGGAGCTTTAACAGTATGGAAGGTAGATGCCAGAGGGAGACTTCAAGGAAACCATCTGGTGAAGCATGAATACAATGCACACCTAACCTGCTGCATCTTCAGACCTGCCTCACCTGGGGA TGATGTGGCAATGCTAGCCCGGGCATCGGTGAGTGGAGATGAGAGTGCTCTGGACATGTTCAGCTGGAAGGGAGCACCTCTCAAGATGGGCCCACAGGAGGGACTTGCATTCTATGTCAGCACTGCAGATG GTAAGGTCCACTGTGTGGATGAGCATGGTAAAACAAGCACACTTCTCAGTGTGGAGGGAGCCATCAAGAAACTGTTTTACCTTGAGAAGAGAGAGGCACTAGCTGTGATCACAGATACCCTGATGCTGTCGCAGTACACTCTGGGACCGGAGGGAGGAGCACAGGAATTCATGAAG GTTAAGCTGAGTAGCAAAAGTGGACAAAACACGGACATTGTGTGGACAGAGAACAGTCTCCTCATCACTGCAACAGGGGAACAGCTCATCAG aCTGTGGGATCTAGAGCGAGATGACAACTACGTTTTGTCTCTTGACGAGACTGTGGGGTTTGAGAAAGGAGAGATGATCAACTGTGTTTCATACTGTGCAGGGAAAG AAATCCTGGCAGCTGGCACCAGCCATGGACGCATAGCAATGTGGAGGATGGTGCAGCCAGACAACAACAGAGGGGACAACAAAACACTGTGGAAGCTACAGACACCAACTGAAACAGAGGGAAATGTCACTCAGATACAG TGGGGCTCCAGCCTAAATCTGTTGGCAGCCAACAATTCTAACACAGTACTGATtctgtgtgagcatgtgatgTCAGCTGACTTtagccagcaggtggcagcagtgCAGCTTACCCCGACCCAGCTCAGCATCACTCACTATAACACAGGAGTGCACCTTGCCCTGCAGTCTGACATGCACATCAAGGGAGTCTGCGTTACCAAG GATTCAGTGACAGTCTGGAGTGGCAAGCAGATCACTGTATATGAGCTTTCAGGGACAGTTCTACGCAATACAG GCTCATTTGCTTGTGACTCCCATGTAGTAGCTGTACATGGCGAGAACCTCTACACCGTTGAACCTAACAGGGTCCAGATCCGCACACCACAG GGCACAGTGAAGCAACTATTGACTTTTTCCAAGGCAGAGGGCAACCCTGTGCTACTCAGTGTGTGCCAGTCTTACCTGGTTGTGGGCACAGACACAGCACACATTAGAGTCTTTGACCTCAGTAGAAG aGATGCCAAAGCTCACTGCAGTGCTAAGAACCTGGCTGACCAAATTGCCAATCTGGGAGCCCTGAGGTCAGTCAAGTGTAACGCCAATGGCAGTCAAATCAGCATCATAATCTCTCAG cTGAACGGACGACCTGATCACAAAGTATACTTTTATGATGTCGAGATGGACACTGTGACACACTTTGACTTCTTCATTGGCAGACCGTCCAGTGGTATCTCACAGCCTGAAGACAGCGAAAG GCAGCAGTTTCAAGGGACAGAGCTCAGTGGACGATGCCCCGTGTCTCACTTCTGGGATGAGAGTGAACCTCGTCTTTTAGTTTGTGAGACAGTGCCAGTCAGTTCTGA CTTGtcattttgtttccttccttctgcccagGTGGAAGTGTCAGTGGTGACCTTCTTCTGTACCCAGGAACATGGGCTCCTCCTGCAGGACTGCTACCCCAAACCTGCAGGCTTGCAGTCCCTCCTCGCTCTGGATGTCCCCTACTATTATTTCAGCTGCAAG CTATTATTTCGGAGGGGTGGTGTCTTTCAACCGGAA CCCGGTGAGGGAGATCCAGGGTTAGCAGAGGTTTCAGCTGCGTCAGCACCTCCGAACCAGACCCAGCCGCCAAGAGGTTCAACGGCCCAGTTCCCTCGTATGGTATCCAGGCGAGCTCTGAGAGACTTTGTGGGCCTGGAGAACTGTGAGAAGGCCACTCGTGACGCCATGCTAAACTTCAGCTTCTACCTGACCATCGGTGACATGGACGAAGCCTTCAAGTCTATCAAGCTCATCAAGAG CAAAGCGGTATGGGAAAACATGGCACGGATGTGTGTGAAAACTCGGCGGCTGGATGTGGCACGAGTGTGCCTTGGGAATATGGGAAATGCCAGGGCAGCAAAAGCACTGAAGGAGGCGGAGGCTGAGCCTGACCTAGAAGCCCAGGTGGCGATGTTGGCAATTCAGCTTGGCATGCTG GAAGATGCAGAGAAGTTGTACAAGTCCTGTCAACGCTATGACCTGCTGAACAATTTCTACCAGGCATCTGGCCAATGGCAGCAGGCTTTGGAGACAGCAGAGCACCACGATCGCATCCATCTGCGCACTACCTACTACAATTATGCCAAATACCTGGAGTCCACAGGCAATAAAACCCTGGCCCTCTCATA TTATGAGAATTCAGACACCCACCGAGTAGAGGTGCCCAGAATGCTCCAGGACGACACATTATCTTTAGAGAACTATGTCAACAAAATGAAAGACAA GAACATCTATAAGTGGTGGGCCCAGTACCTGGAGAGCCAGTCCGACATGGATTCAGCCCTACGTTTCTATGAATGTGCTCAGGATTACCTCTCTCTTGTTCGCGTTCACTGCTACATGGGGAACATTCAGAAG GCATCTGAGATAGCCAATGATACAGGAGACAGAGCGGCATCATACCACCTGGCTAGACACTATGAGGCTCATGATGACATCAAACAGGCTGTTCACTTCTACACTCGAGCTCAGGCCTACAACAACGCCATACGACTTTGTAAG GAGAATGGTCTCGATGACCAGCTGATGAACCTGGCTCTGCTCAGTAATCCAGAGGACATGATGGAGGCTGCCTGTTACTATGAGGAGAAAGCCAGCCATATGGACcgagctgtctcactctatcaCAAG GCTGGTTATGTCTCCAAAGCTTTGGAGTTGGCCTTTGGCACCGAGCAGTTCTCTGCACTTCAGATGATTGCTGAGGATCTGAATGAGACCTCGGACCCCGCCATCCTGGCACGCTGCTCTgacttctttattaaacattcCCAGTTTGAGAAGTCTGTGGAGTTACTGGTAGCAGCCAAGAag TACCATCAAGCCCTGGAGCTGTGTGTGACCCAGAACTTGACCATCACAGAGGAACTTGCAGAGAGAATGACTGTAACAGATTTAAAAGAATTGTCCGAGGAGGCTCGCAAGGAACTGCTGGAGAGGATAGCTGACTGCTGCATGCGTCAGGGAAATTACCACCTGGCCACCAAGAAATACACGCAGGCAGGAAATAAGCTCAAG gctATGAGAGCACTCCTCAAGTCGGGCGACACGGAGAAAATCGTATTTTTTGCCAATGTTTGTCGTCAGAAAGAGCTCTTCATCATGGCTGCCAACTATCTTCAGTCTCTAGACTGGCGAAAGAATCCGGAGATCTTGAAGACAATTATTGGTTTCTACACTAAAGGGAGGGCACCGAACCTGCTTGCTGGCTTCTATGAGGCTTGTGCTCAG GTGGAAATTGATGATTACCAGAACTATGAGAAGGCTCTAGATGCTTTGACTGAGGCTTTGAAGTGCCTCTCAAAAACAAAGGACTCTACAGCTGGACAGCAGGAAGTACGACTGGCTGACCTGCAGCATAAAATCACCCTAATTAAGAAGTTCGTCCACGCACGCAG GTTGTATGCGGAGGATGCTGGGGAGGCTGCCCGGTTATGTGAAGCCTTGCTGGAGGAGCCAGAGTTGGACCCTGCTGTTAGGATTGGGGATGCATATGGCTTCCTGGTTGATCATTACTGTCAGCAGGGCAATATCCAAGTG GCCTACCGCAAGCTTGAGGAGCTCCAGAGGCTGCTGCCATCGCGGAATGCTCAGTACTACATTAGCCAGTCCAGCGTAGAGGCCCTGCGAAAAGAGATGGGTGTGCCCATGGATCGTGGTGACAGCAGACTCAGcatgaaggaggaggatgaagtgGAGGAGGACATAAATATGACTTAA